The DNA region taattaaagataGAGATTTTCCTAGCAGCCCTAGAATTAACGTTTTCTGAAATTTTcaccctagttttttttttttttttttaattatggtgGATTCTAGAAATTTTTCATGATTTGAGGAAaccttattctttttattttctagttttattttttagaagtaaACATGTAGAAgcaataagaaataaattatgTCTActtctaaaaaatagaaaataaaatacaaaatacgtTTGCTTATGAAAAATTAGAGTTCGTGAGAGTCCTTGAATCCTAGGGTGACAagaaatgccaaaaaaaaaaaaaaaccatgattcTAGGACAGCTAAGAAAACATCCAGAACCCTAATTTGACTAAACAGTGtcaaagacaaaacaaaaactttagtccttaaaatatgaaaattattgaaatttgcATTATTGTATAATCTTTAATTATTTTGGTTTGATTCATTCTTCTTTAATTAACAATATTATCAAACCTCTGTCATTTGTTTGCATTATTCTAGTTTCAATAAATTGTCATTTTTCCCCCGATTCCATCTTTTTATCATACCACATATAATAGTTTGCGGTCTATTGGTTGAATATattattgggtttttcttttcataattaTCTCGGATATGAAAATCTAACTGCCTTGGTGTTTACATTATAAGGATTGTGCTTTGTTGCGTTTGTTAATTTGCTTTTACTGTCATTTGATTGAATGGCATGTATGATCAGTATTTTTATCACGTGtctgtttaaaaaaattgtttcttagTTATTGCTATATAAATGTGTttagtttattgttttttattttccttcgtAGCCTCATTGATTTGATCGATAATCTAACATATTTTTCCTTGCAGTACGAGGATTATGTCATTTGTAGGATCGAGAGACTCAAGCAACAAGAAGACAACAACTTGAATGAGGACACTCAAAACATCGAGCAGTTTGTCAAGTCATTCGAGCAACAGAAAGATGGAGTGACTAATTCTAAGATTGAGACTGAGACTCAGCTTGGACGACATCAACAGGATAGACTTGAGCAACAAGAAGACAGCTTCATAAATGAGCAACTACAAGATGGCATGACTGAGATTGAGACTGAGCTTGACCCTAATGATGTCCTCACTGTCGAAGAATTGGAGGCTCTCCTAGGCTGGGATAGGCTtgagcaaaaagaagacggccgCATTCAAAACATAGAGCAATCTTTCGAAACAACTGCGCAACTACAAGATGGCATGACTGAGATTGAGACTGATCAGGTTGACACTAATGCCGTCCTTACTGTGGAAGAATTGGAGGCTCTCCTATCAGAACCATCAGAAGATTCATCATTCCCAGTGGGTTCGGATTGGGCATTGGACACATCATCCCCAACCTTCATGCGGCCAATGCCTTACCAAACATACTTTACTGATACGACTACTATCTGCATCTAGAATGACATCTCCACTACCACTGTTAAGGCTGATGTTCCTCTTTACAACACTAGATAATTACGTACGTTTGGTTGACAGCTTTTCAAAGTATAT from Castanea sativa cultivar Marrone di Chiusa Pesio chromosome 6, ASM4071231v1 includes:
- the LOC142639953 gene encoding uncharacterized protein LOC142639953: MALMDFDDDYGDLPWIRFRPTYVEIVEHYLYNKVYGKPLSADVLIECDIYEEFWKKHFENTDETSLYFFTKLKKVGGNGSRIQRNTTYGTWKSNNEKPIYRDQAKKDQIGSLRSLTLVTKKGSKSVGRWVMHEFKLKGRLYNKKYEDYVICRIERLKQQEDNNLNEDTQNIEQFVKSFEQQKDGVTNSKIETETQLGRHQQDRLEQQEDSFINEQLQDGMTEIETELDPNDVLTVEELEALLGWDRLEQKEDGRIQNIEQSFETTAQLQDGMTEIETDQVDTNAVLTVEELEALLSEPSEDSSFPVGSDWALDTSSPTFMRPMPYQTYFTDTTTICI